One window from the genome of Rhizobium sp. Pop5 encodes:
- a CDS encoding phosphotransferase has translation MDHKHQCGPARIPELSEACHPVGTEEAEAIAERLYGTRGSATRFETEKDDTFLLDCAAQGKFVLKIAHPSERIVELDFQVALTRHLEQRAPDLPIPRTLRDVDGADLPVVTTSDGERRVVRLITFLLGTPLDRTFCTAPQRERIGEILAKLRHSMADFTHPADGRAVAWDVTHLLDLSDLLSFIPRGDRRTWTVRALERFAEVKPKLDLCRRQVLHNDFNTSNLVVDHANPQFLTGVIDFGDAVRTAVAVDVSTALMNQMPKTFDHGNRRDLFDEPRDVLRGYLRHADLTDEEIRLIPFLSMGRLAVRALLTCWRAEIFPENSRYILRNTEAGWGHLEWFHSISTAQISDLLTR, from the coding sequence ATGGATCATAAGCATCAGTGCGGGCCAGCCCGCATCCCTGAGCTTTCCGAGGCGTGCCATCCCGTGGGAACCGAGGAAGCCGAAGCAATCGCCGAGCGGCTATATGGCACTCGCGGCTCGGCAACACGCTTTGAAACCGAAAAGGACGACACGTTCCTCCTCGACTGCGCGGCCCAGGGGAAGTTTGTGCTCAAGATCGCTCATCCTTCTGAGCGGATCGTGGAGCTCGATTTCCAGGTCGCACTGACGCGGCATCTCGAGCAACGGGCCCCTGATCTACCCATCCCCCGCACTCTCCGCGACGTCGACGGGGCAGATTTGCCCGTCGTCACCACGAGTGACGGCGAGCGGCGCGTGGTGCGGCTCATTACCTTCCTGCTCGGCACCCCGCTCGACCGCACATTTTGCACAGCCCCCCAGCGCGAACGGATCGGTGAAATCCTGGCAAAGCTGCGTCATTCCATGGCCGATTTCACGCATCCCGCCGACGGCCGGGCGGTGGCATGGGATGTCACCCATCTGCTCGACCTCAGCGATCTGTTAAGTTTCATCCCCAGAGGCGACAGGCGGACCTGGACCGTCCGCGCGCTCGAGCGGTTTGCCGAAGTCAAGCCGAAACTCGACCTCTGCCGGCGACAAGTGCTCCACAACGATTTCAATACGTCGAACCTGGTCGTCGATCACGCCAACCCGCAGTTCCTGACCGGCGTCATCGACTTCGGCGATGCGGTCCGTACCGCCGTCGCCGTCGATGTCTCCACGGCGTTGATGAACCAGATGCCAAAAACCTTCGACCATGGGAACCGGCGTGATCTGTTCGACGAACCGCGCGACGTTCTGCGCGGTTATCTCCGCCATGCCGATCTGACGGACGAGGAGATCCGGCTCATTCCTTTCCTGTCGATGGGTCGTCTTGCGGTTCGCGCGCTGCTGACGTGCTGGCGCGCCGAGATCTTCCCCGAGAATAGCCGCTATATCTTGCGCAACACCGAAGCCGGCTGGGGCCATCTCGAGTGGTTCCACTCGATTTCCACCGCACAGATTTCCGATCTTCTGACACGATAG
- a CDS encoding aldehyde dehydrogenase family protein yields the protein MKHAHRFYIDGEWVEPSVSKTLEVIDPSTELPIGTIALGSAADAERAVAAARRAFSSFSQTSNEERIELLTRIVMILKRRNDELGDVISREMGAPLAMARAEQAAIGAVHFEQAIKAIETFAFDYMQGATRILHEPVGVVAMITPWNWPINQIACKVAPALATGCTMVLKPSEIAPFNAVIFAEIMNEAGVPKGVFNLVQGDGPTVGAVLAGHPDVDMVSFTGSTRAGIAVAQAAAPTVKRVHQELGGKSPNIILRSADFSAAVAAGVRRCFGNSGQTCTAPTRMLVPAERMAEASSIAAIEAAALVVGPPSDPRTSLGPVASAAQFDKIQTLIERGIAEGAELVAGGLGRPSHLDAGYYVRPTVFARVTNQMAIAREEIFGPVLSIIGYDSEEEAIAIANDTPYGLAAYIQGDPKEARALAGRLRAGTVRLNGSAWDAAAPFGGYKQSGNGREYGKFGLHEFTEIKGIVGFLDECDTQT from the coding sequence ATGAAACATGCCCACAGGTTTTATATCGACGGGGAGTGGGTCGAGCCGTCTGTGTCGAAAACACTTGAGGTCATCGATCCCTCGACGGAACTGCCGATCGGAACGATCGCACTCGGCAGTGCCGCCGACGCAGAAAGGGCGGTCGCGGCTGCGCGGCGGGCCTTCTCCTCCTTCTCGCAGACGTCCAATGAAGAGCGCATCGAGCTGCTGACGCGCATTGTAATGATTCTGAAGCGTCGCAACGACGAGCTCGGCGATGTCATCTCACGGGAAATGGGCGCACCGCTCGCCATGGCCCGGGCTGAGCAGGCCGCCATCGGCGCTGTCCATTTCGAGCAGGCGATCAAGGCCATCGAGACCTTTGCCTTCGACTACATGCAGGGGGCCACGCGCATCCTGCACGAGCCCGTCGGTGTGGTTGCGATGATTACGCCGTGGAACTGGCCGATCAATCAGATCGCCTGCAAGGTCGCTCCGGCCCTCGCCACGGGATGCACCATGGTCCTGAAGCCGTCGGAGATCGCTCCGTTCAACGCTGTGATCTTCGCCGAGATCATGAATGAGGCCGGCGTGCCGAAGGGGGTCTTCAACCTCGTGCAAGGCGACGGGCCTACTGTAGGTGCGGTACTGGCCGGCCACCCGGATGTGGACATGGTGTCCTTCACCGGGTCGACCCGCGCCGGCATTGCCGTGGCGCAGGCGGCAGCACCGACGGTCAAGCGGGTGCATCAGGAGCTTGGGGGCAAGTCGCCGAACATCATCCTGCGCAGCGCCGACTTCTCGGCCGCGGTCGCCGCTGGCGTGCGCCGGTGCTTCGGCAATTCCGGCCAGACCTGTACCGCGCCAACGCGGATGCTGGTGCCGGCGGAGCGAATGGCGGAAGCAAGCTCGATCGCCGCGATCGAAGCGGCTGCGCTCGTTGTCGGTCCCCCTTCGGATCCGCGCACCAGCCTCGGACCAGTCGCAAGCGCCGCCCAGTTCGACAAGATCCAGACGCTGATCGAACGCGGCATCGCGGAAGGAGCCGAGCTCGTCGCGGGTGGCCTCGGCCGCCCTTCGCATCTCGATGCGGGCTATTACGTGCGCCCAACCGTGTTTGCCCGCGTCACCAATCAGATGGCGATTGCGCGGGAGGAAATCTTCGGCCCGGTGCTGTCGATCATCGGCTATGACAGCGAAGAGGAAGCGATCGCGATAGCCAACGATACGCCCTACGGGCTGGCCGCCTACATACAGGGCGATCCAAAGGAGGCGCGCGCGCTCGCAGGCAGGCTGCGCGCCGGAACCGTTCGCCTCAACGGCTCCGCCTGGGACGCAGCCGCCCCTTTCGGCGGCTACAAGCAATCAGGCAACGGTCGGGAGTACGGGAAATTTGGACTGCACGAGTTTACCGAAATCAAGGGCATCGTCGGCTTCTTGGACGAGTGCGACACGCAAACCTAG
- a CDS encoding haloacid dehalogenase type II has product MTQFRPKYVTFDCYGTLTNFDMAGAARRVYGERLSPEAMVAFVEAFRGYRLDEVLGPWKPFVEVVHNSIERSCKRIGIPFKPEDAQRIYDEVPTWGPHPDVPAGLSRVAKEIPLVILSNSMNSLIMSNVEKLGAPIHMVITAEEVGAYKPLMKGFEYMLEKLGCGPEDITHVSSSFRYDLMTAYDLGIKSKVWVNRGHEPANPYYEYTEIKDIGGLAAAVGLEPALKRA; this is encoded by the coding sequence ATGACTCAATTTCGACCGAAGTACGTGACCTTCGACTGCTACGGCACGCTCACCAATTTCGATATGGCCGGCGCTGCGCGACGCGTCTACGGCGAGCGCCTCTCCCCTGAAGCGATGGTCGCCTTCGTCGAGGCTTTCAGGGGCTATCGCCTTGACGAGGTGCTGGGACCATGGAAACCCTTCGTCGAAGTGGTGCACAATTCAATCGAACGCAGCTGTAAACGCATCGGTATCCCGTTCAAACCCGAAGACGCGCAACGCATCTATGACGAGGTGCCAACCTGGGGTCCGCACCCGGATGTCCCGGCTGGCCTGTCCAGGGTGGCCAAGGAAATTCCGCTGGTCATCCTGTCGAACTCCATGAACAGCCTGATCATGTCGAATGTCGAAAAGCTGGGCGCGCCCATCCATATGGTAATCACGGCAGAAGAAGTCGGGGCCTACAAACCGCTGATGAAGGGTTTCGAATACATGCTCGAGAAGCTCGGCTGCGGACCGGAAGACATTACTCATGTCTCCTCATCTTTCCGCTACGACCTGATGACCGCCTATGACCTGGGCATCAAGAGTAAGGTCTGGGTCAACCGCGGCCATGAGCCGGCCAATCCCTATTACGAATACACTGAGATTAAGGATATCGGCGGGCTGGCCGCCGCCGTTGGCCTGGAGCCAGCCCTCAAGCGCGCCTGA